Proteins encoded in a region of the Melospiza georgiana isolate bMelGeo1 chromosome 2, bMelGeo1.pri, whole genome shotgun sequence genome:
- the GUCY2F gene encoding retinal guanylyl cyclase 2: MSFPLWSPHSSSWALSRHIRVHHFNTGNSFKTFFQDLWWLLFGIILLCSPVRCSVFKIGLLGPWNCDPFFSKAFPHVAARLAVGRISRDPSLALGHRLDYVVLQEECDTPKALVRFFDFGKLSSAFIGPLNPGFCEVAAHLGKNWNKAIFSWMCINYKLDSTIHHNAFARTLPSPMQILLTIMKYFRWAHVGIIASSDDIWMYTAKEAATALRNHGLPVGIVTSVHKGEKGIEDTWNKVKQVNNIKIILLCMHSVLIGGQEQAALLTKALEMGLADGRYIFVPYDTLLYSLPYQNISFSVFDNDSKLREAYDAVLTITLESGERTFYDAFREAKESGEIIRDLEATQVSPLFGTIYDAIYFVAMAMDSAQRNGVRASGATIAEHTKNFSFPGFSHQVETDSCGKGLDKYVVLDTDGHGNQLFPTHLLDMSAASVLPLGRAIHFPNEIPPKPDPSCWFDPDVLCTEGIEPAVIFLGVMLLFVLVLCAVGLASLIRQSILNNQLFRGPNKIILTLDDLVFINPEIHRKRLTLDSLTDANSIAAKNRSMISVTRSASLKSTVATHETSNVALYEGDQVWLKKFETGAIHNLRQSSTSILRKMKDLRHENVNLFLGFFSDCGIFAIVTEYCSRGSLEDLLRNEDMKLDWMFKSSLVMDLIKGIRYLHHRDFAHGRLKSRNCVVDGRFVLKITDYGYNEILEAQKCPYIQPSPEELLWTAPELLRDPDMCRKGTIKGDIYSFAIILQEVVARGPPYCTSELSAEEIIRKVKKPPPLCRPNVAPEVAPLACIQVMKQCWAEAPERRPTFEEVFHKFKTINKGKKTNIIDSMLRMLEQYSSNLEDLISERTEELEVEKQKTEKLLSQMLPPSVAEALKTGGTVEPEYFDQVTIYFNDIVGFTSISALSEPIEVVDLLNDLYSLFDAVLGNHDVYKVETIGDAYMVASGLPKRNGNKHAAEIANMSLDILSSVGTFKMRHMPDIPLRIRIGLHTGPCVAGVVGLTMPRYCLFGDTVNTASRMESTGLPYRIHVSQSTVDILRKLNEGYEIIPRGKTELRGKGVEETYWLVGKKGFQKPLPKPPEIKPGHSWPDVLTRKLKSVLRDTKRTLRKQRAGKHEGEISFEEDEI; the protein is encoded by the exons ATGTCATTTCCCCTGTGGAGTCCTCACAGCTCCTCGTGGGCGCTGTCGAGGCACATCAGAGTGCATCACTTCAACACTGGAAACTCATTCAAGACATTTTTCCAGGATCTCTGGTGGCTGCTCTTTGGAATAATCCTACTTTGTTCCCCAGTACGTTGCTCTGTCTTTAAAATTGGACTGCTTGGACCCTGGAACTGTGACCCCTTCTTTTCCAAAGCCTTTCCCCATGTGGCTGCCAGGTTAGCTGTGGGACGAATAAGCAGAGATCCTTCACTAGCTCTTGGCCACCGGCTGGATTATGTGGTTCTGCAAGAAGAATGTGACACGCCAAAAGCTCTGGTTAGATTTTTTGACTTTGGAAAGCTTTCCTCAGCTTTTATAGGCCCTCTAAACCCTGGCTTCTGTGAGGTGGCTGCACATTTAGGGAAAAACTGGAATAAAGCTATCTTTTCATGGATGTGCATCAATTATAAGTTGGATTCCACCATCCACCATAATGCATTTGCAAGAACTCTGCCCTCTCCAATGCAAATTTTGCTTacaataatgaaatattttaggtGGGCTCATGTTGGCATCATTGCATCCAGTGATGATATTTGGATGTACACAGCCAAGGAGGCAGCAACCGCGCTCAGGAACCATGGGCTACCTGTAGGCATTGTTACATCCGTGCATAAGGGAGAAAAAGGCATTGAAGACACCTGGAACAAGGTTAAACAAGTTAATAACATTAAAA TTATTCTCCTGTGCATGCATTCTGTTCTCATCGGAGggcaggaacaggctgcctTGCTCACAAAAGCTCTGGAAATGGGACTAGCAGATGGAAGATACATCTTTGTTCCCTATGACACTTTGCTGTACAGTCTGCCTTACCAAAACATCTCATTCAGTGTCTTTGATAATGACAGCAAGCTCCGGGAGGCTTATGATGCTGTGCTGACCATCACACTGGAGTCTGGAGAAAGGACTTTCTATGATGCATTCAGGGAAGCTAAAGAAAGTGGTGAAATAATCAGGGATTTGGAAGCCACACAG GTTTCTCCACTCTTTGGAACAATCTATGATGCCATTTACTTCGTGGCAATGGCTATGGACAGTGCACAGAGGAACGGAGTCAGAGCCTCAGGAGCCACCATAGCTGAGCACACAAAAAACTTCAGCTTCCCTGGGTTTAGCCACCAGGTAGAGACAGACAGctgtgggaaggggctggacAAGTACGTGGTACTGGACACAGATGGTCATGGGAACCAGCTTTTCCCAACCCACCTGCTGGACATGtctgcagcctctgtgctgcCCCTAGGCCGGGCCATCCACTTTCCCAATGAAATTCCACCCAAACCAGACCCCAGCTGTTGGTTTGATCCAGATGTTCTCTGCACTGAag GGATTGAGCCTGCTGTCATTTTCTTGGGAGTAATGCTGTTATTTGTCCTGGTGTTGTGTGCTGTGGGCCTGGCTTCTCTCATCAG GCAGAGTATCCTGAACAACCAGCTTTTCAGGGGTCCAAACAAGATCATACTGACCTTGGATGACCTCGTCTTCATCAACCCAGAGATACATAGAAAG AGGCTGACCTTGGACAGTCTGACTGATGCAAACAGCATAGCAGCCAAGAACAGAAGCATGATATCCGTAACCCGTTCCGCTTCCTTGAAAAGCACAGTGGCCACCCATGAAACCTCCAACGTGGCTTTGTATGAG GGAGACCAAGTGTGGCTGAAAAAATTTGAGACAGGAGCAATTCACAATCTGAGGCAAAGCTCCACCAGCATCTTAAGGAAG ATGAAGGATCTGCGTCATGAAAATGTGAATCTGTTCCTGGGCTTTTTCTCAGACTGTGGCATCTTTGCCATTGTGACAGAGTACTGCTCACGAGGCAGCCTGGAGGACTTGCTGAGAAACGAGGATATGAAACTGGACTGGATGTTCAAGTCCTCTCTTGTGATGGATCTAATTAAA GGAATCAGATATTTGCATCACCGAGATTTTGCCCATGGACGTCTCAAGTCTCGTAACTGTGTTGTGGATGGCCGGTTTGTCCTGAAGATCACTGACTATGGTTATAATGAGATCTTAGAGGCACAGAAATGTCCCTATATTCAGCCATCCCCAGAAG AATTGCTCTGGACAGCTCCTGAGTTACTGCGGGACCCAGACATGTGCAGAAAGGGCACAATCAAGGGCGACATTTACAGCTTTGCAATCATCCTGCAAGAAGTGGTTGCTCGGGGTCCACCTTACTGCACATCAGAACTCTCAGCTGAAG AAATTATAAGGAAAGTGAAGAAGCCCCCTCCCCTGTGTCGCCCAAACGTAGCTCCTGAGGTAGCCCCCCTGGCATGCATCCAGGTAATGAAGCAATGCTGGGCTGAAGCCCCTGAACGACGTCCAACATTTGAGGAGGTGTTTCATAAG TTCAAAACCATCAACAAAGGGAAAAAGACCAATATCATTGACTCAATGCTTAGGATGCTTGAGCAGTACTCAAGCAACCTGGAAGATTTAATCAGTGAGCGGACTGAAGAGCTAGAGGTTGAAaaacagaagacagaaaaactgCTGTCACAAATGCTTCCACC TTCAGTGGCAGAAGCTCTCAAGACTGGTGGCACTGTGGAACCAGAGTATTTTGACCAGGTGACCATCTACTTCAATGACATTGTGGGCTTCACATCCATTTCAGCCCTCAGTGAGCCCATTGAAGTAGTTGACCTTCTGAATGACCTTTACTCTCTCTTCGATGCTGTTCTTGGAAACCATGATGTTTATAAG GTGGAGACAATTGGTGATGCCTACATGGTTGCCTCAGGGCTCCCAAAACGGAATGGAAACAAGCACGCAGCTGAAATAGCCAACATGTCCTTGGACATCCTCAGCTCCGTGGGAACATTCAAAATGAGGCACATGCCAGACATTCCCCTCAGGATACGAATTGGGCTGCACACAG GGCCCTGTGTGGCAGGCGTGGTGGGGCTGACCATGCCGCGGTACTGCCTCTTTGGGGACACGGTGAACACGGCGTCAAGGATGGAGTCCACGGGCCTGC CTTACAGAATTCATGTCAGCCAAAGTACAGTGGATATACTTCGGAAACTGAATGAAGGCTATGAAATCATACCCAGGGGGAAAACAGAACTGAGG gGTAAAGGAGTAGAAGAAACATATTGGCTGGTTGGGAAAAAAGGCTTCCAGAAACCCTTACCTAAACCTCCTGAAATAAAGCCAGG